In the genome of Candidatus Bathyarchaeota archaeon, one region contains:
- a CDS encoding transcription initiation factor IIB: MASKCPECESTNLIHDYDSGETICGNCGLVVQDIMMDEGPEWRAFTQEEKESRSRVGIPTSYSVHDKGLSTSIDRIDRDAFGRKLPLSTRLQMWRLRKWQIRSRVHSSIDRNLAQAMTELDRLSDKVSAPSAVKEKAALIYRKALDEGLVRGRSIAAIAAASLYAACRATGTPRNLREIARASLVKKKDVARCYRLLLRKLDIQMPIADPIIYISKISEKAAIPGHIQSIAVQILSEAKEKNISAGKDPMGLAAATLYIACKRAGEKKTQKEIADAAGVTEVTVRNRFKNLKKLLNLEIPD; the protein is encoded by the coding sequence ATGGCCAGCAAGTGTCCAGAATGTGAGAGTACAAACCTAATTCACGATTACGATAGTGGAGAGACCATATGCGGTAATTGCGGGCTCGTTGTGCAGGACATTATGATGGATGAGGGGCCTGAGTGGAGAGCGTTTACACAGGAGGAGAAGGAGTCCCGCAGCAGAGTTGGCATACCCACCTCATACTCGGTCCATGACAAGGGGTTATCAACGTCTATAGATAGGATTGACCGCGACGCGTTTGGCAGGAAGCTTCCACTATCGACGAGGCTCCAGATGTGGCGCCTGAGGAAGTGGCAGATAAGATCTAGGGTTCACTCATCTATAGATAGGAATCTTGCTCAGGCAATGACTGAACTTGACCGCCTATCAGATAAGGTTTCAGCACCCTCAGCGGTTAAGGAGAAGGCTGCGCTCATATACCGCAAAGCATTGGATGAGGGTCTTGTTAGAGGAAGGTCTATCGCCGCTATCGCGGCCGCTTCCCTCTATGCAGCCTGCAGGGCGACTGGCACGCCTAGAAATTTGAGGGAGATTGCAAGAGCAAGCTTGGTTAAGAAGAAGGATGTTGCTAGATGCTATAGGCTTCTGCTGCGTAAGCTTGATATTCAGATGCCGATCGCTGATCCCATCATATACATATCAAAAATATCTGAGAAAGCAGCGATACCGGGTCACATACAGTCGATAGCTGTTCAAATCTTGAGCGAGGCTAAAGAAAAAAATATTTCTGCGGGAAAGGATCCGATGGGGCTTGCCGCAGCGACTCTTTATATCGCATGTAAGAGGGCCGGCGAAAAGAAGACCCAGAAGGAGATCGCTGACGCTGCAGGCGTCACAGAGGTCACTGTTAGGAATAGGTTTAAGAATCTTAAGAAGCTGCTGAACCTGGAAATCCCTGATTAG